In Blastopirellula sp. J2-11, a single genomic region encodes these proteins:
- a CDS encoding DnaA ATPase domain-containing protein, which translates to MRRFLGGPENRLVRTAVEALDHPHPPWNPVVFYGPTATGKSHLAAGLLARWKQSHPDSQVITTTGADFSRMVTTAARRGEPVDFMSMWQSVDALLIDNLHELANFPSAQEQLVLRLDELIASDRLVLATCVGNPLENFSLTRRLVSRLSSGLLVPVEPPSAATRQALALHFAMQHQVDMTAAAAKQLAEAFSTNLPELQGMLLELFAREFGAAPQLGKMRRIDSLAARRFISAKVTGRTPTLQAISSAAARYYQVKITDLRGPSRRQSIVAARDAGIYLARKLTKSSFATIGKHFGGRDHTTIMHSIQKLETRRKREAATQSALDELERLIQRQAQ; encoded by the coding sequence ATCACCCCCATCCCCCCTGGAATCCGGTTGTTTTTTACGGCCCAACGGCGACCGGCAAAAGCCATTTAGCGGCCGGTTTGCTGGCGCGATGGAAACAGTCGCATCCTGATTCTCAAGTCATAACTACAACGGGCGCAGACTTTTCCCGCATGGTGACCACAGCCGCACGTCGTGGAGAACCTGTCGATTTCATGTCGATGTGGCAATCAGTCGATGCGCTGCTAATTGACAACTTACATGAGCTAGCAAACTTCCCTTCAGCGCAAGAGCAGCTTGTGCTGCGGCTTGATGAATTGATCGCTAGTGATCGGTTGGTGTTGGCGACTTGCGTGGGCAATCCGCTCGAGAATTTCTCGTTGACGCGGCGTTTGGTCAGTCGGCTTTCGTCTGGTTTGCTGGTGCCGGTCGAACCCCCTAGCGCCGCAACGCGTCAAGCGTTGGCGCTCCATTTTGCGATGCAGCACCAAGTCGACATGACTGCGGCCGCCGCCAAACAATTAGCCGAGGCGTTCTCCACTAATTTGCCAGAGTTGCAGGGGATGCTGTTGGAACTGTTTGCTCGCGAGTTTGGCGCAGCGCCGCAGTTGGGGAAAATGCGGCGTATCGATTCGTTGGCGGCGCGACGATTTATCTCGGCGAAGGTGACCGGTCGAACGCCGACCTTACAAGCAATCTCATCGGCGGCGGCGCGCTATTACCAGGTCAAGATCACCGATCTTCGCGGTCCGTCGCGTAGACAATCGATCGTCGCGGCCCGCGATGCTGGAATATATCTCGCCCGCAAGTTGACCAAGTCGAGCTTCGCCACAATCGGCAAGCATTTTGGCGGGCGCGATCACACGACCATCATGCACTCGATTCAGAAGTTAGAAACTCGGCGAAAACGAGAAGCGGCGACCCAGTCGGCGTTGGACGAACTCGAACGGCTCATTCAACGGCAGGCGCAATGA
- the dnaN gene encoding DNA polymerase III subunit beta, with the protein MKITFDREQFQQAFQTAAAVAPSRSPKPILQNIKLDATESGAIMMATDMEVGVRIEVSGVEVEAPGSIVLPVQRFGSILREVSDEKLRITREEGGTIVQGERSKFTLSTENPEEFPAVHSFTESKYHELSARTLKELIRRTLFAADSESGRYALGGILLEMEADQVTAVATDGRRLSKMSGPAVAIEGHGSASEVMTIVPARAMQLIEKALTNLEATVQIAARSNDVLVKVGAATIYARLVEGRFPKWRDVLPEKRDAKAIELTVGPAFAALRQAAIVASDESRGIDFTFGGGSAVLSSTTAEVGQSHVEFPIAYDGDPVEITMDHRYVADFYKVLDGERQFTLNLQDADSAALFSTDDNYDYVVMPLARDR; encoded by the coding sequence ATGAAAATCACATTTGATCGGGAACAGTTCCAGCAAGCCTTTCAAACCGCAGCCGCCGTTGCGCCTTCGCGTAGTCCGAAGCCGATTTTGCAAAACATCAAACTCGACGCAACCGAAAGCGGCGCTATCATGATGGCCACCGATATGGAAGTCGGCGTTCGAATTGAGGTTTCTGGAGTCGAAGTCGAAGCTCCCGGCAGTATTGTCTTGCCGGTCCAGCGGTTTGGGTCGATCTTGCGGGAAGTGAGTGATGAGAAGCTGCGAATCACTCGCGAAGAAGGGGGGACCATCGTCCAGGGAGAGCGAAGCAAGTTCACCCTGTCGACCGAAAACCCCGAAGAGTTTCCGGCGGTCCATTCGTTCACCGAATCGAAGTACCACGAACTCTCGGCTCGCACGCTGAAAGAACTGATTCGTCGCACGTTGTTCGCCGCCGATAGTGAAAGCGGTCGGTATGCTTTGGGGGGCATCTTGCTGGAAATGGAAGCCGATCAAGTGACCGCGGTCGCAACCGACGGCCGCCGACTCTCGAAGATGAGCGGACCCGCCGTCGCGATTGAAGGTCATGGAAGCGCCAGCGAAGTCATGACGATTGTACCGGCTCGCGCGATGCAATTGATCGAGAAGGCGCTGACCAACTTGGAAGCGACCGTTCAAATCGCGGCTCGCTCCAACGACGTGTTGGTCAAGGTCGGCGCCGCAACGATTTACGCTCGCCTGGTCGAAGGGCGTTTCCCCAAATGGCGAGATGTGTTGCCGGAAAAACGAGACGCCAAAGCGATCGAGCTGACGGTTGGCCCGGCGTTCGCCGCGCTGCGACAAGCGGCGATTGTCGCGTCGGACGAAAGTCGCGGCATTGACTTTACCTTTGGAGGCGGTTCGGCCGTCTTGTCGAGCACGACTGCCGAAGTCGGACAATCGCACGTCGAGTTTCCGATCGCATACGACGGCGACCCAGTCGAAATCACGATGGATCATCGCTATGTCGCTGACTTTTACAAAGTGCTGGATGGCGAACGGCAGTTCACGTTGAACTTGCAGGACGCCGACAGCGCCGCTCTCTTCTCGACCGATGACAATTATGACTATGTGGTCATGCCGTTGGCTCGCGATCGCTAG
- a CDS encoding DUF721 domain-containing protein, translating to MKPRRDDRSGQRGPQAMGDLVAGLMARSGYAQVQSADALQEAWGKAAGEEFAAHSRAGNINRGKLEVWVENSAISQAISFQKREILKQLQTALPDRRIEEIRIKVGRIH from the coding sequence ATGAAACCACGACGTGACGATCGATCTGGCCAGCGCGGACCGCAAGCCATGGGTGACCTGGTCGCCGGGCTGATGGCTCGCAGCGGGTACGCCCAGGTTCAATCGGCCGACGCTTTGCAAGAAGCGTGGGGCAAAGCGGCTGGAGAAGAGTTCGCTGCGCATAGTCGCGCCGGCAACATCAATCGCGGGAAGTTGGAGGTTTGGGTCGAGAACTCGGCGATCTCGCAAGCGATCAGCTTCCAAAAACGTGAAATCCTGAAACAACTTCAAACTGCGCTGCCGGATCGTCGAATCGAGGAGATTCGCATCAAGGTTGGCCGCATCCATTAA
- a CDS encoding DNA gyrase subunit B yields MTEESTQPLPDSEPENKEAAKQTEMAKANSEYGAGDLEHLSDLEHVRERPSMYIGDRGARGFHHLVYEVVDNSIDEAMAEFASAITVTIHNDNSVTVEDDGRGIPVEIHPQLTEQVGRDVSTLEGVMTVLKFGGKFSKGAYQTSGGLHGVGVTVVNFLSEWCEVEVHRDGSIWQQEYQRGVPQGPIRKGGATKKRGTKTSFKPDSQIFNVSKFNYDTLYKRLQELAFLNRGVKIIFKDERNDEGGEFQYERGIVEYVEHLNRASTALHSEVISLEGISEGVGFDIALQYSEEYTENLHSFVNNINTHEGGTHVSGFKTAMTRTLNNYAKKENLLKDLTLAGDDFREGLTCVISLRVPNPQFEGQTKTKLGNSEVEGIVNSAVGDFLGKYLEEHPKIGKLIIRKAVLASQAREAARKAREMMRSRKNALGGGGLPGKLRDCISRDMEICELYLVEGDSAGGSAEGGRLREFQAILPLRGKIINAYKSREDKVLANEEVQSMIQAIGAGIGEEQDIHKRRYNKVIIMTDADVDGSHIRTLLLAFFYRQMYSLVSGGHVYVAQPPLFRVTRKKQITYIQTEEEMKTRLLENGLRDASFVDESGREIIGDEMERLCRSLAALEEAIIALERRGISLKIHAVRQDPVTSKLPVFHLVFGITEEWFTTRKELDEYLVEKGLVTESQSDEPAEVPADGEETAAAEGEQSAPDATDKAEENGHPAEIPHITELHEVRTINIQLDELNGMGFDIQSLIPQERTGLQESRYKLRRGESESGIEDLRGLVAAIRAFGEKGQQITRFKGLGEMNAEELRETTLDPANRTLLKVTMEDLSAADDMFRVLMGDKVEPRREFIEKHALDVRNLDV; encoded by the coding sequence ATGACTGAAGAATCGACTCAACCGCTGCCTGACTCTGAACCCGAAAACAAAGAAGCCGCCAAGCAAACCGAAATGGCCAAAGCCAATTCGGAATATGGCGCCGGCGACCTCGAACACTTGTCCGATCTAGAGCACGTGCGCGAACGCCCGAGCATGTACATCGGCGATCGCGGAGCCCGCGGTTTCCATCACCTGGTCTACGAAGTTGTCGACAACTCGATTGACGAAGCGATGGCCGAGTTCGCCTCGGCGATCACCGTCACGATTCATAACGACAATTCGGTGACGGTCGAAGATGACGGCCGCGGCATCCCGGTCGAGATTCACCCGCAGCTGACCGAGCAAGTCGGCCGCGACGTTTCGACCCTGGAAGGGGTGATGACGGTCCTGAAGTTCGGCGGCAAGTTCTCCAAGGGCGCCTATCAAACTTCCGGCGGTCTGCACGGAGTCGGCGTGACGGTGGTGAACTTTCTGTCCGAGTGGTGTGAAGTCGAAGTCCATCGTGACGGCTCAATCTGGCAGCAAGAGTATCAGCGCGGCGTTCCGCAAGGACCGATCCGCAAAGGGGGCGCGACCAAGAAGCGAGGAACCAAAACCAGCTTCAAGCCCGACAGCCAGATTTTTAACGTCAGCAAATTCAACTACGACACGCTCTACAAACGTCTGCAAGAGCTCGCATTTTTGAACCGCGGCGTGAAGATCATCTTCAAAGATGAGCGTAACGACGAAGGGGGCGAGTTCCAATACGAGCGCGGCATCGTCGAATATGTCGAGCATCTCAATCGCGCTTCGACCGCGCTCCACTCTGAAGTGATTTCGCTCGAAGGGATCTCGGAAGGAGTCGGCTTCGACATCGCGCTGCAATACTCGGAAGAGTACACCGAAAACCTCCATTCGTTCGTGAACAACATCAACACGCATGAAGGGGGAACGCACGTCAGCGGTTTCAAAACCGCGATGACGCGCACGCTGAACAACTACGCTAAAAAGGAAAACCTGCTCAAGGATTTGACCTTGGCCGGCGACGACTTCCGCGAAGGTTTGACCTGCGTGATTTCACTCCGCGTTCCTAATCCGCAGTTTGAAGGGCAAACCAAAACCAAGCTCGGCAACAGCGAAGTCGAAGGGATCGTCAACTCTGCGGTCGGCGACTTCCTGGGCAAGTATCTGGAAGAGCATCCGAAAATCGGCAAGCTGATTATTCGCAAAGCGGTCTTGGCCAGTCAGGCGCGCGAAGCGGCTCGGAAAGCTCGCGAAATGATGCGCAGCCGCAAGAACGCGCTCGGCGGCGGCGGACTTCCCGGTAAGCTGCGCGACTGCATCAGCCGTGATATGGAGATCTGCGAACTTTACCTGGTCGAAGGGGATTCGGCCGGTGGTTCGGCCGAAGGGGGACGCTTGCGAGAGTTTCAGGCGATCTTGCCGCTGCGAGGTAAGATCATCAACGCTTACAAGTCGCGCGAAGATAAAGTGCTGGCCAACGAAGAAGTGCAAAGCATGATTCAGGCGATCGGCGCCGGAATCGGAGAAGAACAAGACATCCACAAACGCCGGTACAACAAGGTCATCATCATGACCGACGCCGACGTCGACGGATCGCACATTCGGACGTTGTTGTTGGCGTTCTTCTATCGCCAGATGTATTCGCTGGTCTCCGGCGGTCACGTCTACGTCGCGCAGCCGCCGTTGTTCCGCGTGACTCGCAAAAAGCAGATCACCTACATCCAGACCGAAGAAGAGATGAAGACGCGGTTGCTGGAAAATGGTCTGCGAGACGCGTCGTTTGTCGATGAGTCAGGCCGCGAAATCATCGGCGACGAGATGGAGCGTCTCTGTCGTTCGTTAGCCGCGCTCGAAGAAGCGATCATCGCACTGGAGCGCCGCGGCATCTCGCTGAAAATCCACGCGGTTCGCCAAGATCCGGTTACCTCGAAGCTGCCGGTGTTTCATCTGGTCTTCGGCATCACCGAAGAATGGTTTACAACCCGCAAAGAACTGGACGAATACCTGGTCGAGAAGGGCCTGGTCACCGAGAGCCAATCGGACGAACCTGCCGAAGTGCCGGCCGACGGAGAAGAAACTGCGGCGGCCGAAGGGGAACAGTCTGCGCCCGACGCGACTGACAAGGCGGAAGAAAACGGCCACCCGGCTGAGATTCCGCACATCACCGAACTGCACGAAGTTCGCACGATCAACATTCAGTTGGACGAACTAAACGGCATGGGCTTCGACATCCAATCGCTCATCCCGCAAGAGCGAACCGGCCTGCAAGAGTCGCGCTACAAACTGCGTCGCGGCGAATCGGAATCAGGGATCGAAGACCTCCGCGGCTTGGTCGCGGCAATTCGCGCGTTCGGCGAAAAAGGACAACAGATCACCCGGTTTAAAGGTCTGGGCGAAATGAACGCGGAGGAACTCCGCGAAACCACCCTTGATCCGGCCAATCGTACGTTGCTGAAAGTGACGATGGAAGACCTGAGCGCGGCCGACGACATGTTCCGCGTGCTAATGGGCGACAAGGTCGAACCGCGTCGCGAGTTCATAGAGAAGCACGCGCTGGATGTGCGGAACTTGGACGTGTAA
- a CDS encoding Uma2 family endonuclease codes for MASQLELNTPVAPPLPLRRFSVEQYHQLGEIGVLTPEDRVELLEGWIVEKMNQRPIHGFFVRLLNEFFLRELPEGWLCQCQLPVTSERSEPEPDIAIVQGVHADFRNRHPSGADCRLVIEVADTSLERDRAKADIYRTAGVQEYWIVNISDQCLERYAFTDMQSGLPPTLIPGDSHVSLNIRDKELKLDLNRFFG; via the coding sequence ATGGCTTCACAACTTGAGCTCAATACGCCGGTCGCGCCGCCGTTGCCGCTGCGAAGATTCTCGGTCGAGCAGTATCATCAGCTCGGCGAGATTGGTGTTCTGACTCCGGAGGATCGCGTTGAGCTACTCGAAGGATGGATTGTCGAGAAAATGAATCAGCGGCCCATCCACGGTTTCTTCGTTCGCCTACTCAACGAGTTCTTCTTACGTGAATTGCCGGAGGGCTGGCTCTGCCAGTGCCAACTTCCCGTTACTTCTGAGCGAAGTGAACCGGAACCGGATATTGCGATCGTTCAAGGCGTGCACGCTGACTTTCGCAATCGCCATCCCAGCGGCGCTGACTGTCGACTTGTGATTGAGGTGGCTGATACGTCGCTCGAAAGAGATCGAGCGAAGGCTGATATTTATCGAACGGCCGGTGTGCAAGAGTATTGGATTGTAAATATTTCGGATCAATGTCTAGAGCGTTACGCTTTCACCGATATGCAATCCGGCTTACCGCCCACGTTGATTCCCGGCGATTCGCACGTCTCACTGAACATCCGAGACAAGGAACTCAAGTTAGATTTGAATCGATTTTTCGGATAA
- the rph gene encoding ribonuclease PH, with protein MARHDGRKANQLRELKIKRRFTKNAAGSVLIQTGATTVLCTASVESSVPPWLKGSGKGWITAEYNMLPGSTPTRKSRKVDGRTTEIQRLIGRSLRAVADLEALGEQMITVDCDVLDADGGTRTASITGAFIALVDALQTIVLPDPKKFPLVDSVAAVSVGLVNGAGALDLDYIEDVDAAVDMNVVMTGSGKFVEVQGAGEEATFTEEELMKLIQLGKHGVKVLTEAQAKTLGKKWLW; from the coding sequence ATGGCCCGCCACGACGGACGAAAAGCGAACCAGCTGCGCGAACTGAAAATCAAACGCCGCTTTACGAAAAACGCCGCCGGCAGCGTGCTGATTCAAACCGGCGCAACCACCGTGTTGTGCACCGCTAGCGTCGAATCGAGCGTTCCTCCATGGCTGAAAGGGAGCGGCAAAGGTTGGATCACCGCTGAGTACAACATGCTCCCCGGCAGCACGCCCACCCGCAAGTCGCGCAAAGTGGACGGCCGCACCACAGAGATCCAACGTCTGATCGGCCGCAGCCTGCGCGCTGTCGCTGACCTAGAAGCGCTGGGCGAGCAGATGATCACCGTCGACTGCGATGTGCTCGACGCCGACGGCGGCACGCGCACCGCCAGCATCACCGGCGCATTCATCGCGCTAGTCGACGCGCTGCAAACGATCGTTTTGCCGGACCCCAAAAAGTTCCCGCTGGTCGATAGCGTCGCCGCCGTAAGCGTCGGCCTGGTCAACGGCGCCGGAGCGCTCGACTTGGACTACATCGAAGATGTCGACGCCGCCGTCGACATGAACGTGGTGATGACCGGCAGCGGCAAGTTTGTCGAAGTCCAAGGGGCAGGCGAAGAAGCGACCTTTACTGAAGAAGAGCTGATGAAGCTAATTCAGTTGGGCAAACATGGAGTGAAAGTGCTGACCGAAGCCCAGGCGAAGACGCTGGGAAAGAAGTGGCTTTGGTAG
- the argF gene encoding ornithine carbamoyltransferase, giving the protein MRNLVSLFDLSTAEMESIFSIAADLKAKLAQGIREPLLQGQVMGLLFEKQSLRTRVSFETGMAQLGGSSLFLGEDVGWGKREAPQDFGRVISQYLDVIVCRAKSHDKVTELATHCTCSIINGLTDLFHPCQALADLMTVQESFGQLKGLKIAYIGDGNNVSRSLALACAKMGAEFSIASPKGYELDQPFLVRVDQACPDAVVQQTNDPFAAVHGAVAVYTDVWASMGQEAEQAKREVDFADFQVNKKLMDAAAKEAIFLHCLPAKRGQEVTDEVMDCATSRIVEQAGNRMHAQKGVLVWLANQNG; this is encoded by the coding sequence ATGCGAAACCTAGTCTCCCTGTTTGATCTTTCGACCGCCGAAATGGAGTCGATCTTCTCGATCGCCGCCGACCTGAAAGCGAAGCTCGCCCAAGGAATCCGCGAACCGCTGTTGCAGGGCCAGGTCATGGGCCTCTTGTTCGAGAAGCAGTCGCTGCGAACTCGCGTCAGCTTCGAAACCGGCATGGCGCAGCTAGGCGGATCAAGTCTCTTTTTGGGAGAAGATGTCGGCTGGGGAAAACGGGAAGCTCCGCAAGATTTCGGCCGCGTCATTAGCCAGTATCTCGACGTGATCGTCTGTCGCGCCAAGTCGCACGACAAAGTGACGGAACTTGCGACGCATTGCACCTGCTCGATCATCAACGGCTTGACCGACCTGTTTCATCCTTGCCAGGCGCTCGCCGACTTGATGACGGTGCAAGAAAGCTTTGGCCAGCTGAAAGGGTTGAAGATCGCCTACATCGGCGACGGCAACAACGTCAGCCGCAGTCTGGCGCTGGCCTGCGCCAAGATGGGCGCCGAGTTCTCGATCGCTTCGCCGAAAGGTTACGAACTCGACCAACCGTTTCTGGTTCGCGTCGATCAAGCCTGTCCTGACGCGGTCGTCCAGCAAACCAACGACCCGTTTGCAGCGGTCCACGGCGCCGTTGCTGTGTATACCGATGTCTGGGCCAGCATGGGTCAGGAAGCGGAACAAGCGAAACGCGAAGTCGACTTCGCCGACTTCCAAGTCAACAAAAAGTTGATGGACGCCGCCGCTAAAGAGGCGATCTTCCTCCACTGTTTGCCCGCCAAGCGAGGGCAAGAAGTAACCGACGAAGTGATGGACTGCGCGACTTCGCGAATCGTCGAGCAAGCCGGTAACCGCATGCACGCCCAAAAAGGGGTGTTGGTTTGGTTGGCCAATCAAAACGGTTAG
- a CDS encoding aspartate aminotransferase family protein — MSTTQDRSNVGQLSSADTAELFKQYVVPNYGRYPVSLVRGEGSRVWDAEGKEYLDFFPGWGCNLLGHCPDTIVAAVQEQIATLIHVPNSWLIEAQGQWAKLLSERSFGGQAFFCNSGTEANEAAIKLARLHTPPQRYKIITFQGGFHGRTFGATSATAQPKYHEGIGPLLAGFSYAPFGDLEAVAQLIDDQTAAIMVEPIQGEGGVRIPPEGFLAGLRKLADEHELLLIFDEVQTGCGRTGHWFGYQHFDVTPDILTLAKSLCGGVAGGALLTTKEIAPSLRPGMHAATFGGNPIAARAGIAAIEMIERDNLLENVAVLSEIFRERMTALQAECDLIQEVRVIGMMIGVELAIEGAPAVKACLEKGLLINCTQGNVVRILPAMNLTPEEVHQGCDILVDVIKNMAPAS; from the coding sequence ATGTCGACCACGCAAGACCGATCCAACGTCGGTCAACTTAGCTCGGCGGATACCGCCGAGCTATTCAAGCAATACGTCGTACCCAACTACGGGCGATACCCGGTCAGTCTGGTCCGCGGCGAAGGCTCGCGCGTTTGGGACGCCGAGGGCAAAGAGTATCTCGACTTCTTTCCCGGCTGGGGCTGCAATCTGTTGGGGCATTGTCCCGATACGATCGTCGCCGCCGTCCAAGAGCAGATCGCGACGCTGATTCATGTCCCCAACAGTTGGCTGATCGAAGCCCAAGGACAATGGGCCAAATTGCTGTCGGAACGAAGCTTCGGCGGCCAGGCCTTCTTCTGCAACAGCGGAACCGAAGCGAACGAAGCGGCCATCAAACTAGCGCGGCTGCACACGCCGCCGCAGCGCTACAAGATCATCACCTTCCAAGGCGGTTTTCATGGGCGCACGTTTGGCGCGACCTCGGCGACCGCTCAGCCCAAGTATCACGAAGGGATCGGTCCCCTGTTGGCCGGTTTCTCCTACGCTCCGTTTGGCGACCTCGAAGCGGTCGCGCAGCTGATCGATGATCAGACCGCAGCGATCATGGTCGAGCCGATCCAAGGCGAAGGGGGCGTTCGCATTCCGCCGGAAGGTTTCCTCGCCGGTCTGCGTAAACTGGCCGACGAACACGAACTGCTGCTGATCTTCGACGAAGTGCAAACCGGCTGCGGACGAACCGGACATTGGTTCGGCTATCAGCATTTTGACGTGACTCCCGATATTTTGACGTTGGCGAAAAGCTTGTGCGGCGGAGTCGCCGGCGGTGCGTTGCTGACAACCAAAGAGATCGCTCCCAGCTTGCGTCCCGGCATGCATGCCGCGACCTTTGGCGGCAACCCGATCGCCGCCCGCGCCGGCATCGCGGCGATCGAAATGATCGAACGTGATAACTTGCTGGAAAATGTCGCCGTGCTCAGCGAGATCTTCCGCGAGCGAATGACGGCGCTGCAGGCCGAGTGCGATCTGATCCAAGAGGTCCGCGTGATCGGCATGATGATCGGCGTCGAACTCGCGATCGAAGGGGCTCCGGCGGTGAAAGCCTGCCTTGAGAAAGGACTGCTGATCAACTGCACCCAAGGCAACGTCGTAAGAATACTGCCGGCGATGAACCTGACCCCTGAAGAAGTTCATCAGGGATGCGATATTCTGGTCGACGTCATCAAGAACATGGCGCCTGCCTCCTAA
- the argB gene encoding acetylglutamate kinase has protein sequence MEEAIQKADVLIEALGWIRRFRDKITVIKLGGSVMENPDALRHVLIDIVFMETVGMWPVVVHGGGAAISRAMAAAMIEPRFIHGRRYTDDATLKIVEEVLAGEINEDIANKIEEIGGRAMNLNFKTTNVLFGEKMQLAGPEGESLDLGHVGTVTRVDRTTIENLCYAGQVPIIPSMAIDEATGQKLNVNADTAANAVAEALGAEKLVFLSDVNGVRTDKDNPTTLVHSLNGENARSMMADGRIDAGMIPKVEACLQTLDRGVKKIHIIDGRLRHSLLLEIYTNMGVGTEIVH, from the coding sequence TTGGAAGAAGCGATCCAAAAAGCAGATGTTCTGATCGAAGCGCTCGGCTGGATTCGTCGGTTTCGTGACAAAATCACGGTCATCAAACTCGGCGGCAGCGTCATGGAAAATCCCGACGCCCTGCGGCATGTGCTGATCGACATCGTCTTTATGGAAACGGTCGGCATGTGGCCGGTCGTCGTTCACGGCGGAGGCGCGGCGATTAGTCGTGCGATGGCAGCCGCGATGATTGAACCCCGCTTCATCCATGGTCGCCGCTATACCGACGACGCGACGCTAAAGATTGTCGAAGAAGTTCTCGCCGGCGAAATCAACGAAGATATCGCCAACAAGATCGAAGAGATCGGCGGCCGCGCGATGAACTTGAACTTCAAAACCACCAACGTGCTATTCGGCGAAAAGATGCAGTTGGCAGGTCCCGAAGGGGAATCGCTCGATCTGGGGCATGTCGGCACGGTTACCCGCGTCGATCGAACCACGATCGAAAACCTCTGCTACGCCGGACAAGTACCGATCATCCCTTCGATGGCGATTGACGAAGCGACCGGCCAAAAACTGAACGTCAACGCCGATACCGCCGCCAACGCAGTCGCCGAAGCGCTCGGAGCCGAGAAGTTGGTCTTTTTGAGCGACGTCAACGGCGTTCGCACCGACAAAGACAACCCCACGACCCTGGTTCACTCGCTCAACGGCGAAAATGCCCGGTCGATGATGGCCGATGGCCGTATCGACGCCGGCATGATCCCCAAGGTTGAAGCCTGTTTGCAGACGCTCGACCGCGGCGTAAAGAAGATCCATATTATTGATGGCCGCTTGCGTCATTCGCTGCTGCTTGAGATTTACACCAACATGGGCGTCGGGACCGAAATCGTCCATTAA
- a CDS encoding RluA family pseudouridine synthase: MVVRFPAAEHGTAMADRDWKVLHQDEHLIVLDKPSGLLSVPGRGADKYDSLAVQVAADFPGARNVHRLDRDTSGVIVMARDAESHRQLSRQFEQRETNKRYIAIVAGIVSEEAGQIELPLRKDFEHPPRHMVDVQLGKLALSHWQVEARYEDSTRLSLIPQTGRSHQLRVHLQAIGHPILGDPLYAPETIQAAANRLMLHAIELEITHPASGERMRFVAPAPF, translated from the coding sequence ATCGTAGTTCGTTTTCCCGCCGCTGAACATGGAACCGCAATGGCCGATCGTGACTGGAAAGTGCTGCACCAAGACGAGCATCTGATCGTGCTCGACAAGCCGAGCGGTCTGCTCTCGGTGCCGGGACGCGGCGCCGACAAATACGATTCGCTGGCGGTCCAAGTCGCGGCAGATTTCCCTGGCGCTCGCAATGTTCATCGGCTCGATCGCGACACCAGCGGCGTGATCGTGATGGCCCGCGACGCCGAGTCGCATCGCCAGCTAAGCCGGCAGTTCGAGCAGCGGGAAACCAACAAACGCTATATTGCGATTGTCGCCGGCATCGTGAGTGAAGAGGCGGGCCAGATCGAACTGCCGCTGCGCAAAGATTTTGAGCATCCCCCGCGGCACATGGTCGATGTCCAACTTGGGAAGCTAGCGCTCTCTCACTGGCAAGTGGAAGCGCGATACGAAGATTCGACGCGACTCTCGCTGATTCCCCAAACCGGCCGTAGTCATCAGTTGCGCGTCCATCTACAAGCAATCGGCCATCCGATTCTGGGTGATCCTCTTTATGCACCGGAAACAATTCAAGCGGCGGCCAACCGCCTGATGCTGCACGCAATCGAACTAGAAATCACGCATCCCGCCAGCGGAGAGCGGATGCGGTTTGTGGCGCCGGCGCCGTTCTGA
- a CDS encoding YfbM family protein: protein MGMSCTYRRLPAVELAELEQDSEKGVAYLCSMPGIDMGAMTQMMSDPEAIALHGPEILAAFARAQEDPTRVDLEKDWHALHFLLTGDASLEPDADPEDPLFRVVMGGIPTLLDASYGPARRFDRDEIALIVEALKPLSIEDLRERFSAEAFNEAGIYPEPHPGGWTFEEVEGLLDVFPKLQQLFSDALASNEVVITYIN from the coding sequence ATGGGAATGTCCTGCACCTATCGCCGACTTCCGGCCGTCGAATTGGCCGAATTAGAACAAGATTCGGAGAAGGGGGTCGCCTATCTCTGCAGCATGCCGGGGATCGATATGGGGGCGATGACCCAAATGATGAGCGATCCCGAAGCGATCGCGCTCCACGGTCCAGAGATCTTGGCCGCGTTCGCTCGCGCGCAAGAGGATCCGACCCGCGTCGATTTAGAAAAAGATTGGCACGCACTTCATTTTCTGCTGACGGGGGACGCGTCGCTGGAGCCGGACGCCGATCCGGAAGATCCGCTCTTTCGCGTGGTGATGGGAGGAATTCCCACGCTGCTCGACGCCTCGTATGGTCCGGCTCGCCGGTTCGATCGCGACGAGATTGCGTTGATTGTCGAAGCGCTCAAGCCGCTGTCAATCGAGGATCTGCGCGAACGATTTTCGGCCGAGGCCTTTAACGAAGCGGGAATCTACCCAGAGCCGCATCCTGGGGGCTGGACCTTCGAAGAAGTCGAAGGCTTATTGGACGTCTTTCCGAAGTTGCAACAGCTATTCTCCGATGCGTTGGCGTCAAACGAAGTGGTCATCACTTATATTAATTAG